CCCGGATCTTACCAATGAGATCGCCAAGGTTACCATTCCTTATGCTAGCCTTGTCTTCTATCCGAGCTATAACGTGGTTGATCTCTCCGCCCTGAATCTGATCATGACCGAAGACTTCTTTGTCGGCTGGTCGGTCGACGATGTCAGCGGCGGAACCCTGGCGGGTCTTTCAGATGACGGCTCTTGCGGCGTCGGCCGCAGTTCCGAATACTGGGGATCCTGGGGCACCATGCTTGACGATTGGGGAGCTGATGTCAACTTCCTGATCTATGCCGACCTCTGCCGGGATGAGTTCTCGCAGTGCAAGTGGCTTTATGATTATTGCAATCTGGCCTATTTCTGGAGACTCCCCGATGCTTATGGCGATGTCGGTAACTATCAGAAATTCAACCCGTCCGGTCTCGGATGCCGTCTCGAATATTTCGACATGGCCCTGTACTGGCCGGGCAGTGAAGCGGCCCTTCCGCTTTACACCTACAATTCCGATATCCAGATCTGGTCAACCGATGCGGTGACCGGTCTTCCGGATGTCTTACTGGAATCCTTTACCCTGACCCCGGCGGACTATGTCCTGTATCCGGGAGTCCAGGCCATTGATTTCAGCACGGCTCTTCCGGATCCGTTCCTCTTTGATCAACCGATCTGGATCGGTATCGAATCCTATGCGCCGACAGCAGATGAAGGCATCAGGACCCTGTCTGACGACGGTTCCTGCGCCGGGTTGAACTCGGCTGAGATGTGGTATAGCGGCACTGATCGCGTCTTCAGCTTCATGGGCAACGACTGGAGCGTAGACCCCAACTTTATTATGGAAGCCTACGTTTGCTGCGTTCCGCTTCCGGAACGTGTTTGCGTGCCCGGTGAAGACTGGCCGACCATGGCCAAGAGCTTTGCCCATACCAACGCCTCACTCAGTTCCCTCGGCACTGATGTTCAGGGCAATCTGACCAAGGCCTGGGAATACCAAGCCTCTCAGGTTTCCAACCTGAACAGCCCGGTTATTTACAACGATACCATCGTTTGCTACTTCCTGAACAATCTGGCCGCTATTGATCTCAATACCGGCACCCAGATCTGGCAGTACAACGCGGATGGTTTCGTCATCGGCGGCGGCTGCTATGCCAGCCCGACCATTTATAACTTCGACGCTTATGGCGACGCCAGAACCCTGGTCTTCACACCGGGCGGCGATGCCAAGGCGTTTTCGGCCATCAATCTGGCTACCGGTGCTGTGGTGTGGACCAAGAACTTCATGCAGCACAACAGCCACTTCATGACCTGGGGTGTTTCCGTGATAGTCGATATCGGCGGTGTCCCGGTCGTTATTTATAACGACGACGACGGCGATATCTATGCTCGGGAAGCTCTCACCGGTAATGACTTCACCGGCTGGGTCACCAGTGGTGCCGGCAACCCGATTAATGTCGGCGGAGGTATTTACAAAGGTTTGACCACCGATGGTGAATACCTGTACATCGGCACGGCCGACAATATTTCCAACGGTGATATTTATTGCGTTGACGCGACTACCGGCCTTTTGGTCTGGCAGTTCGCCGATCAGCAGCTCTGCAACCTCGACGCGGGCAACTGCGGCACCGAGGCTTTCACCGGCGGAATCGCTTATGATTTGTTTGATGGTGTTCCGACCCTGTTTGCCGCTTCCTCGTACGACCAGTATACCACCTACCCGCCTTATATGTCGGGTGGTATCATTTACAGGATTAATGCGGCGGACGGTTCGCTGGTTTGGGCCCATACCTGTAACGCCCAGGATTACAACGGCCCGGCTCTCGATGGCGGTCACGTCATTCAGACCGGCTGGAACGGCTGGGTAAGTTCGGGTGAATTCCGCGGACCGGTTGCTTTCAATAAGAACAACGGGACCGTGAAGTGGTCCATGACCACGACCAATCCGAGCCTCGGTTCTCAGTGGATGGCGGACGGTATCCTCAGCTGCGAGACCGAGAAATTCGATTGGTACATGGTTGGTAACAACAGCGACTTCTTTGACTTCTACAATTCCGACAATGGCGAACACATGTTCCACCGTCGGTATGCCAGAGGCATTGAATACGCTCACCATTATTCACCGGCCATGACGGACGGCCATTTACTGGTTTGCCACTACAATGAGCTGTACTGTCTGACCGAACAGGCTCCTCGCCCGCGTCTCGATATCCCGATTTACGGGTATGATGTGCCTGTGGAATTCGGCTTACCGGATGGATACACGGTTGTCTGGGAAAATGCCCTGGGTAACACCGGCGGCGCGCCCCTGACGATCGACTCTGTCAAACTGATTGACACCGATAACGGCACGACTCCGGCCAACGCCTCCATCTCCGTGGTCAATTTTGACCTCATCGAGAATTCCGAGAGACTGGCCGAGAAGTTCGCCGGTAGCGCCGACATGTTCCGCGCCAGCATCACCGAAGATATGGCTCGGACGGTTGACGTTAACGATGTCACCCGGAATGCCAAGAACAACGCGGCTTATGTGGTCCCGACCTGGGTCTACCAGAGCACGCTGACCCCGATACCCGGAACGGTCATTCCGCCTCAGGCGAGTTATAATGACTCCTCCGCCTATATCAATATCACCGTGCAGGTCAATGCCCCGTTGATTCCGAGAGGCTTCCATTCGTTCTACGCCCGCGTTTACACTGACGATCCGGATTACTTCCTCGACAGCGCTCTGATCGACGGCGGCGCCTACGCCATCCCGCAGGTCAGGTTGGGCATCATCGGCGGCTGTCTCTACAGCAGCGTCGAGGTGGCCTTTGGTGTCGGCGAAGCCAACTACACCACGGTTTGGAACTCCACCAAGCTGGGTGAAGAGGGAACTACCGAGATCGACGGTGATGATGTTGCCTTCTTCCAGGGCGCTCTGGTTTGGGCTGCTCAGCAGATCGGTACCAGGCCTCCAGGAAAGGGTACTCAGTTCTCCGCGCGCGTGGCTTTACACTGCGCCAACTGGCACAGTGATGATAACAATTGGCAGTCCATCCTGGGCGAAGTCAACTGCTATGACGGCACCTGTCCGCCGGCTCACCTGTCTGACATCCTGGTCGGTTCCATTTCCAACGATTTCGGCGCCAACTATGAAGATGTTTACGGTGAAATGGCCGCTTTTGCGTTCGTTGACTCCGTTGCGGATATGTGCGATTACGATACACTCGGCAACTGCCTGAGCTGGGATTGGCTCTATATGATTGCTTCTCATTATGGTGTCCAGCCTCCGCTTTCAGACACTCTGACCATAGGCTTCCATGGCTGCGCGACAGTCATCAGCGCTTATGATCAGGCGGCTCTCAACAACTTCGTCGTTTACAAGTTCGATATGCAAGGCCGTTATGCGGCGCTCAACAATATCTATGTTGGCGCGATGATGGACTATGATATCAACTACCCGTCGGATTCGAAGAACCAGTATTGCGGTTATGACGCCGCTCATTCGCTGGGCTTCTCGTATACCGCCAACCTGAATGATATCGGTTGGGGTGTTGTCCGGATTCCGTTCGGCTGTGGTTACGATCAGCTGCGCGGCGCCAAGACAATCTCCGCGGGTCAGGCCAACTGGAACGATACCGATATCTGGCTGGATTCGGTTTATTACTGGATGGCCAACCACACCGGTCTTACTCACCAGCAGGGTGCTGATCCTG
The Candidatus Zixiibacteriota bacterium DNA segment above includes these coding regions:
- a CDS encoding PQQ-binding-like beta-propeller repeat protein; the encoded protein is MSYKLIIAVLTLGLLLAFSSAVLGSDVGTKHGLNPYERFNQDAPRTHDMTAIEREAPAFQKPATGIMELATPATVLPPQYFCEFIDYSGGAASYYWRIPDSYNDSEMGMRFTPSEGYTCTLLTAYIGVYGSYLGGSAGTPDMKVTVYTDDGFGYPGTALGSVVVPFANLPTSGMAYVPADLSSLGPLVFTDGEEFHVGVSVDNFVDGDTLAILSDDGSAGLLRSWENWNGLYGLMNDDWGIDINFLIGVDLCCGLIPYTDCYTQDYTCGTAYYWTNPDAYGDDYFNMRFSVDGPETLMEVGVALYAAPTVGTPDLDVYVWGGDGSGFPDLTNEIAKVTIPYASLVFYPSYNVVDLSALNLIMTEDFFVGWSVDDVSGGTLAGLSDDGSCGVGRSSEYWGSWGTMLDDWGADVNFLIYADLCRDEFSQCKWLYDYCNLAYFWRLPDAYGDVGNYQKFNPSGLGCRLEYFDMALYWPGSEAALPLYTYNSDIQIWSTDAVTGLPDVLLESFTLTPADYVLYPGVQAIDFSTALPDPFLFDQPIWIGIESYAPTADEGIRTLSDDGSCAGLNSAEMWYSGTDRVFSFMGNDWSVDPNFIMEAYVCCVPLPERVCVPGEDWPTMAKSFAHTNASLSSLGTDVQGNLTKAWEYQASQVSNLNSPVIYNDTIVCYFLNNLAAIDLNTGTQIWQYNADGFVIGGGCYASPTIYNFDAYGDARTLVFTPGGDAKAFSAINLATGAVVWTKNFMQHNSHFMTWGVSVIVDIGGVPVVIYNDDDGDIYAREALTGNDFTGWVTSGAGNPINVGGGIYKGLTTDGEYLYIGTADNISNGDIYCVDATTGLLVWQFADQQLCNLDAGNCGTEAFTGGIAYDLFDGVPTLFAASSYDQYTTYPPYMSGGIIYRINAADGSLVWAHTCNAQDYNGPALDGGHVIQTGWNGWVSSGEFRGPVAFNKNNGTVKWSMTTTNPSLGSQWMADGILSCETEKFDWYMVGNNSDFFDFYNSDNGEHMFHRRYARGIEYAHHYSPAMTDGHLLVCHYNELYCLTEQAPRPRLDIPIYGYDVPVEFGLPDGYTVVWENALGNTGGAPLTIDSVKLIDTDNGTTPANASISVVNFDLIENSERLAEKFAGSADMFRASITEDMARTVDVNDVTRNAKNNAAYVVPTWVYQSTLTPIPGTVIPPQASYNDSSAYINITVQVNAPLIPRGFHSFYARVYTDDPDYFLDSALIDGGAYAIPQVRLGIIGGCLYSSVEVAFGVGEANYTTVWNSTKLGEEGTTEIDGDDVAFFQGALVWAAQQIGTRPPGKGTQFSARVALHCANWHSDDNNWQSILGEVNCYDGTCPPAHLSDILVGSISNDFGANYEDVYGEMAAFAFVDSVADMCDYDTLGNCLSWDWLYMIASHYGVQPPLSDTLTIGFHGCATVISAYDQAALNNFVVYKFDMQGRYAALNNIYVGAMMDYDINYPSDSKNQYCGYDAAHSLGFSYTANLNDIGWGVVRIPFGCGYDQLRGAKTISAGQANWNDTDIWLDSVYYWMANHTGLTHQQGADPAQGQTDPDDRGAFYNIAQLNMPADPAVVTFGFALFGLEGLADASDPASYFELANTANKWCGFGRGDVNNDGAINLVDIAYLIDYVYYGGNGPFPFEHLGDVNADGAIDGADVTFMIDYYFNFGPCIMGEWMF